A window of Stenotrophomonas indicatrix genomic DNA:
GGATCAGCACGATCATCAGGATGATGAAGGGCACCGAGCGCAGCAGGTTCACCACCAGCGCCAGCACGCCGTAGGCAACCGGCCGGCGTTTCAGCTGTGGCGCACCGAACAGGTACAGCAGCACGCCCAGAGGCAGGCCGATGGCCAGGGTCAGCGGCAGCGAACCGGCCAGCATCAGCAGGGTGTCGATGGTGGCCTGACCGATGTCGGCCCACTTGCCTGCATCCAGGTGACGGAAGAAGCCGCCGGCGGTGGCGATGATCATCGACGCAGTTCCTCAACATGCACGCCGGCAGCCACGAATGCGGCCTGCGCGGCGGACTGGTCACCGCCCACCAGGGCGACGATCAGCTGGCCATACGGGGTGTCCTTGATCCGGTCGATACGCCCGGACAGGATGTTGTAGTCGACCCCGGTCTGCCGCGCGACGCTGCCGAGCAGGGGTTCGTAGGTGTCGGCGCCAAGGAAGGTCAGGCGCACGACACGGCCACCGACCGCGTCGAAATCGCGGTGCAGGGTGCCCTCGTCCACCTGCTCCGATTCGCTGACGAAACGGCGGGTGGTCGGGTGCTGCGGGTGCAGGAACACCTTCGTTACCGGGCCGGTCTCGACCAGCTGGCCGGCATCAAGCACGGCCACGCGGTCGCAGACGCGACGGATCACGTCCATCTCGTGGGTGATCAGCACGATGGTCAGGCCCAGTTCGCGGTTGATCTTCGACAGCAGCGCCAGCACCGACGCGGTGGTCTGCGGATCGAGCGCGCTGGTAGCCTCATCGCACAGCAGGATCTGCGGGCGGGTGGCCAGTGCGCGGGCGATGCCCACACGTTGCTTCTGGCCGCCCGACAACTGCGCCGGGTACTTGTCCGCATGCGCCTGCAGGCCCACGGTCTGCAGCAGCTCGGCGACACGCGCATCGATCTCGGCCTTCGGCGTGCCGGCCAGCTCCAGCGGGAAGGCGACATTGCCGGCCACCGTGCGCGAGGACAGCAGGTTGAAGTGCTGGAAGATCATGCCGATCCGGCGGCGCAGCGCGCGCAGGCCTTCCGGATCCAGCGCGGTGACATCTTCGCCGGCGATCAGCAGGCGGCCACCACTGGGCTCCTCCAGGCGGTTGATCATGCGGATCAGCGTCGATTTGCCCGCACCGGAATGACCGATGATGCCGAACACCTCGCCGGCCTCGATGGTCAGGTCCAGCGGCTGCAGCGCGCTGACCGCGCGGCCGGCAACGGCATAGGATTTGTGCAGGCGCTGGAACTCGATCACGGGATCAGCTCACCGGGAGGGCGATGGAAGGGGCGTGCAGCCTACCAGCGCTGGCGCTCGCGCGCCCGCGCCATGGGCCAGAATGTTATTCCTTTTGATTCTAAGGCGCCCGCATCGGTACATCGGCGGCGGTCGGAGCCCCTGCGGGGATCCGACCCCGGGGTCGGATCCCCGCAGGGGCTCTGACCCCTTCCCCAGCCAGATCGGTTCAGGGATGGTCCAACGGTTTCGGCGGCTCCTGCCGGTTCACCCGTTCGCGGTGCAGCAGGTACAGGCCCGAGGCGACGATGATTGCCGCGCCCGCCCAGGTGTAGCCATCCGGCAGCTGCCCCCAGAAGGCCAGGTCCCAGCCGATTACCCAGACCAGGCCGCTGTATTCGAGCGGTGCGATCATCGATGCCTCACCCAGCTGGAAGGCCTTGGTCAGCGCGATCTGGCCCAGCGCTCCGGCCAGGCCCATGCCGGCGATCAACGGCGCATGCGCCATCTGCAGCGGCACCCAGCCGGGGATAGCCAGCAGCCCGGCGCCGATGGCCATGATGACCAGGAACCAGACCACCATCGACTGCGAGGTATCGGTGCGGGTCAACAGGCTGACGGTGATCGCGGCGATGGCATAGGCGGTGGCGGCGGCCAGCACCATCAGGCCCGGCACCGAGATGAAACCGCCCACGCCCGGCCGCAGCACCACCAGCACGCCGACCAGGCCGATGCCGATGGCGACCCAGCGCCGCGGCCCGACCCGCTCGCCCAGCAGCGGCACCGACAGTGCGGCAATCAGCAGCGGCGCGACGAAATAAATGGTGTAGGCGGTGGACAGCGGCAGGTCGCGCAGGGCGAACACGAAGCAGCCGATCATCGCCATGCCCAGCCCGCCGCGCAGCAGGTGCAGCCCCCAGCGGCGCGGGATCAGCGAGCGTGGCCCGGCACTGGCCAGCACCCAGACCAGCACGAAGGGCAGCGACGCCGCGCCACGCAGGAAGGTGACCTGCAGCGAGGGATAGCCGGCCGAGAGCTGCTTCATGCCGGCGTCCATCAGCGAGAAACAGGCGACAGCAGCGACCATCCAGGCCACGGCGCGCGAAGGGGAGCGTTGCACGTTCATGGCCCATTATCGCCGACCACGGGCGTTGCCGCCGCGACCGGCGCGATAGAATGGCCGCCACTGATTTCTGCGGAGTAACGCCCATGCCTTCCTTCGACGTTGTGTCCGAAGTCGACACCCACGAACTGACCAATGCGCTCGACCAGGCCAACCGCGAGCTTGCCACCCGTTTCGACTTCAAGGGCGTGGACGCCAAGTTCGAGCGAGACGGCGAAGTGATCACCCAGTCCGCGCCGAGCGAGTTCCAGCTCAAGCAGATGAACGACATCCTGCGCGCTCGCCTGGCCGCCCGCAGCATCGACGTGCTCAGCCTGGAGTATGGCGACGTGGAAACCAACCTTGCGCAGGCCCGGCAGAAGATCACCGTCAAGCAGGGCATCGAGCAGAAGATCGCCAAGAAGATCGCTGCGGCGCTGAAGGAAGCGAAGCTGAAGGTGGAAACCCAGATCAACGGCGACAAGCTGCGGGTGATGGGCAAGAAGCGCGACGACCTGCAGGACGCCATCGCCGTGCTGAAGGCCGGCAAGTTCGAACTGCCGCTGCAGTTCAACAACTTCCGCGATTGATCGACACCGCGATGTAACGCCGGCCTCGGTGGCCGGCCTCACTCGCGCAGCAGTTTGTACAGCGTTGTCCGCGAGATGCCGAGCTGGCGTGCGGCGAGGCTGAGGTTGCCGTCGGCGGTATGGGCGGCTCGCCGTGCCGCATCGCGCTGCTGGTCACGCAATGGTGCCGCCTGCACGGGCGCTGCGGCCGTAGCCGGTGAACGTGTCCGTGCGGCGCGCGGTGCCTGCAGATGCTGCAGATGGACCGCACTGCCCTCGCCCAGTCGCACCCGATGCGCAGGGCCGGGCTGCAGCAGTCGACGTCGCTGTGCTGCGCTGGCGCCGGCAAACAGCGTGTCCAGCGAAAGCAGCGGCAGCGGCCCACGCCGCGGCAGGCCGAGCAGGCGCCGGGCGACGCGATTGGCGCAAAGCAACTGGCCGTCTTCCTGCACCGCCAGCAGGCCCTGCAGCGGTGATGCCAACCAGCGCGGATCATGCTGCACCGCCAGCAGATGCACATCGCTGAGCGTGTGCATCAAGCGGTTCTCGATGGCCAGCGCTGCCTGCCGGAAATAGCCCTGCAGCAACGCCGGATCGCGTTCCCCCAGCCCAGTGATGTCGATCGCACCGCAGACCTGCCCCTGCAGGTCATGCAGCGGCTCACTCAGGCAGAACACGGGGGCGAACCGCTGCAGATAGTGTTCATTGCCGCGTACCAATGCGGGCAGGTCGTCGGCCAGGCTGACCGCAGGCGCGGTGGTACCGATCTCGGCCTCGCCCAGCCGCCGGCCCACCTGGATCGGCCGCAGCAGCGCTGCATCTTCCAGGCCATGGGCGCGATGCACGATCACCATGCCCTCGCGGTTGGCGCAGAACATCGTCCACCCACGCGCACCGAACGCGGCCCACAACTGCTCCAGTTCCGGCTGCACGCAACGCGCCAGGCGGCGGTCATCGCGGGACTCCAAGCGGTGTCCGTTGCCCTGCAACGGCGGGTAATACGGCTCCTGCCCGGGGCGCACACCGGCCGCATGCGAGCGCTGCCAGGACTGCTGCAACGGCAGGGGCAGCATCGCCAGCGACTGCACGTCGCCCTCGGCGAAGGCGGCCCGAGCCGCCACCAGCTGCTGTTGCCCGACTGTCGTGGCCATCATGCATGCAGCGTACACCCACACACGCCATGCCCGCGTTACATGCCAACAACGGAGCGTTTCCAATTTCGTCCGGCATTCATCCACGCATGGCGTGGATCCACGTGTCGACCAAGGTCGACACCCACCAACAGCCGCGTGGTCGACACCCGCCAACAGCCGCGTGCCGACCAACGGTCCCCACCCACCAACAGCAGCGGGAACCTGTCGAAGGCGGGGTGGGTCCGGTTGCGGGGGCGTGAGCCGCATGGATGCGGCGACCGAGCTTACATGGACGTACTTGCAGCGTCCCCCGCAACCGGACCCACCCCGCCATCCCACGGAATGCCCGCTTTTGCCGTTGCCGTTGCCGTTGCCGTTGCCGTTGATTCGGCAGGTGCAGGGCGCAGCCCTGCAAACCCACCCCACCCTCACCTCACGCCGCGATCCGCAGAATCGGCTTCAGCGTAATCCCCCGCGTGCTGTCCTCGGCCGCCTGGTTGATCTGCTCCAGCGGATAGAACTTCACCAGCCTGTCGAACGGGAAGCGCCCCTGCTGGTACAGCGTCACCAGCTGCGGAATGAACACCTGCGGCACGCTGTCGCCCTCGACAATGCCACGGATGCTGCGGCCACCCAGCAGCAGGTTGTTCACATCGAAACTGGCAGTGGTGCCCAGCTTCGGCGCACCGACCACGCCCATCATGCCAAGCCCGCCGAGCGCTTCGATGCCGGCCGACAGCACTTCCGGGCGCCCGGTCGATTCCAGCGCGAAATCGGCGCCACCACCGGTGATCGCGCGCACCGCCTCGATCACATCGGTCTCGCGGCTGTTGACCACATGGGTGGCGCCCAGCTCCATGGCCAGCTGCAACCGCGAGGGCACCACGTCGATGGCGATGATGGTGGTGGCACCGGCGACCTTGGCCGCCATCACCGCACTCAGGCCGACCGCACCGGCGCCGTAGCTGGCGAAGCTGCTGCCCGATCGCACCTGCAGCGAGTTGAGCACCGCACCGGCACCGGTCTGGATGCCGCAGCCCAGCGGACCGAGCAGCTCCAGCGGCGCATCGTCAGGCACCTTGATCGCATTGATCTCGCGCGCCAGCGCAAACGTGGCGAACGACGACTGTGCAAAGAAGTGATCGTGCAGCGGTTGGCCCTGTGCATCGGTGATGGCGGTATGGCCGTGGCCATCATCACCACCGAAATTCAGCGCGAAGAAATCGCGGCAGTACGCACCGTGGCCACCACGACAGGGATTGCAGTGGCCGCATTGGCCGTAGGTCAGCACGACATGGTCGCCGGCCTTCAGCTCGCGCACGTTGGGGCCGACCGCCTCGACGATGCCCGCACCCTCATGGCCCAGCACCGCCGGCAGCGGCACCGGATAGTACTGGTCACGCACGATCAGGTCGGTATGGCACAGGCCGGTCGCTACGATCTTCACCAGCACTTCGTCGTCCTGCGGGCCGCGCAGGCGCGCCTGCTCGATGACAAAGGGCTGTTCCTTGCCGCGCACCACCGCTGCGGTGATGTCACGCGATCCACTGTTGCTGCTCATCGTTGCGTTCTCCTCGATCAGATGGGATAGGCCGGGGCTTCGCCCTTGACCGTCATCCATTGCCACTGGGTGAATTCCTCCACGTTGGACGGGCCGCCGATGCTGGTGCCGTTGCCGGACGCCCCTACCCCGCCGAAGGGATTGATGACCTCGTCGTTCACGGTCTGGTCGTTGATGTGCAGCAGACCGGTGCGCAGGCGCTCGCCCAGCTTCAGCGCGCGGCCGACATTGCGGGAGACGATCGCCATCGACAGGCCGTACTCGCTGTCATTGGCCAGGCGCACGGCTTCGTCGTCGTCATCGAACGGCACCACCACCGCTACTGGCGCGAAAATCTCTTCGTTGAACGCCGGATTGTCGACACTGACGTTGCCGAGCACGGTGGGTGCGAAGAACAGGTCCTGGTGGGTGCCGCCGGTTTCAAGCGTGGCACCCGCCTTCACCGCGTCGTCGACCACACGCGCCGCATGGTCGCGTTGCGCGGCATTGATCAGTGGGCCCAGCGCAACATCCTCGCGTGCCGGGTCACCCACCTTCAGCGACTTCGCCTTGGCCACCAGCTTCTGCAGGAAGGCCTGGTGGATGCTGCGCTGTACCAGCACACGGCCGGTGGCCATGCAGATCTGGCCCTGGTGCAGGTACACGCCCCAGGCGGTGTTGGCCACGGCCAGGTCGAGATCGGCATCGTCAAGGATGATCAGCGCGTTCTTGCCGCCCAGCTCCAGCGACACCTTTTTCAGGTGCTTGCCGGCGGCTTCGCCAACCTTGCGTCCGGCCGCCGTCGAGCCGGTGAACTGGATCATCGCCACATGCGGGTCGCT
This region includes:
- a CDS encoding methionine ABC transporter ATP-binding protein; the encoded protein is MIEFQRLHKSYAVAGRAVSALQPLDLTIEAGEVFGIIGHSGAGKSTLIRMINRLEEPSGGRLLIAGEDVTALDPEGLRALRRRIGMIFQHFNLLSSRTVAGNVAFPLELAGTPKAEIDARVAELLQTVGLQAHADKYPAQLSGGQKQRVGIARALATRPQILLCDEATSALDPQTTASVLALLSKINRELGLTIVLITHEMDVIRRVCDRVAVLDAGQLVETGPVTKVFLHPQHPTTRRFVSESEQVDEGTLHRDFDAVGGRVVRLTFLGADTYEPLLGSVARQTGVDYNILSGRIDRIKDTPYGQLIVALVGGDQSAAQAAFVAAGVHVEELRR
- a CDS encoding DMT family transporter; translated protein: MNVQRSPSRAVAWMVAAVACFSLMDAGMKQLSAGYPSLQVTFLRGAASLPFVLVWVLASAGPRSLIPRRWGLHLLRGGLGMAMIGCFVFALRDLPLSTAYTIYFVAPLLIAALSVPLLGERVGPRRWVAIGIGLVGVLVVLRPGVGGFISVPGLMVLAAATAYAIAAITVSLLTRTDTSQSMVVWFLVIMAIGAGLLAIPGWVPLQMAHAPLIAGMGLAGALGQIALTKAFQLGEASMIAPLEYSGLVWVIGWDLAFWGQLPDGYTWAGAAIIVASGLYLLHRERVNRQEPPKPLDHP
- a CDS encoding YajQ family cyclic di-GMP-binding protein, yielding MPSFDVVSEVDTHELTNALDQANRELATRFDFKGVDAKFERDGEVITQSAPSEFQLKQMNDILRARLAARSIDVLSLEYGDVETNLAQARQKITVKQGIEQKIAKKIAAALKEAKLKVETQINGDKLRVMGKKRDDLQDAIAVLKAGKFELPLQFNNFRD
- a CDS encoding helix-turn-helix domain-containing protein → MATTVGQQQLVAARAAFAEGDVQSLAMLPLPLQQSWQRSHAAGVRPGQEPYYPPLQGNGHRLESRDDRRLARCVQPELEQLWAAFGARGWTMFCANREGMVIVHRAHGLEDAALLRPIQVGRRLGEAEIGTTAPAVSLADDLPALVRGNEHYLQRFAPVFCLSEPLHDLQGQVCGAIDITGLGERDPALLQGYFRQAALAIENRLMHTLSDVHLLAVQHDPRWLASPLQGLLAVQEDGQLLCANRVARRLLGLPRRGPLPLLSLDTLFAGASAAQRRRLLQPGPAHRVRLGEGSAVHLQHLQAPRAARTRSPATAAAPVQAAPLRDQQRDAARRAAHTADGNLSLAARQLGISRTTLYKLLRE
- a CDS encoding NAD(P)-dependent alcohol dehydrogenase is translated as MSSNSGSRDITAAVVRGKEQPFVIEQARLRGPQDDEVLVKIVATGLCHTDLIVRDQYYPVPLPAVLGHEGAGIVEAVGPNVRELKAGDHVVLTYGQCGHCNPCRGGHGAYCRDFFALNFGGDDGHGHTAITDAQGQPLHDHFFAQSSFATFALAREINAIKVPDDAPLELLGPLGCGIQTGAGAVLNSLQVRSGSSFASYGAGAVGLSAVMAAKVAGATTIIAIDVVPSRLQLAMELGATHVVNSRETDVIEAVRAITGGGADFALESTGRPEVLSAGIEALGGLGMMGVVGAPKLGTTASFDVNNLLLGGRSIRGIVEGDSVPQVFIPQLVTLYQQGRFPFDRLVKFYPLEQINQAAEDSTRGITLKPILRIAA
- a CDS encoding benzaldehyde dehydrogenase, with the translated sequence MTASSPWLPDALWSGAFFDGQWSAAAQRQPVIEPATGHSLGEIGLADAAQVARSAAAAAQAQQAWAAAPYEQRAEVLRKAARLAEENIDTLVGWLVRESGSTRLKAGFEAKVTIKALHEAAALPSRSVGEILPSEPGRLNLARRRPLGVVGVISPFNFPLYLAMRAVAPAIALGNAVVLKPDPRTAVCGGAVIARLFEQAGLPQGVLQMLPGDGAVGAALTSDPHVAMIQFTGSTAAGRKVGEAAGKHLKKVSLELGGKNALIILDDADLDLAVANTAWGVYLHQGQICMATGRVLVQRSIHQAFLQKLVAKAKSLKVGDPAREDVALGPLINAAQRDHAARVVDDAVKAGATLETGGTHQDLFFAPTVLGNVSVDNPAFNEEIFAPVAVVVPFDDDDEAVRLANDSEYGLSMAIVSRNVGRALKLGERLRTGLLHINDQTVNDEVINPFGGVGASGNGTSIGGPSNVEEFTQWQWMTVKGEAPAYPI